In Mongoliitalea daihaiensis, one DNA window encodes the following:
- a CDS encoding MFS transporter yields the protein MENSDLKPRLSFWQIWNMSFGFLGIQFGFALQGGFMSRIFQTLGAEKDTIPILWIAAPLTGLIVQPIVGYLSDRTWHPRFGRRRPFFLIGAIMSTIALFFAPYSSALWMAAGALWILDASINISMEPFRALVADKLPDSQRSYGFMVQTLIIGVGTWVASNLPWMMTQLGVSNTAEPGVIPDSVKYAFAIGALVLFTSISYTIFTTEEYPPEDLDKFNKEKEESKGFFNGVSEIFNNIVGMPNVMIKLGVVQFFSWFAFFTMWSFATPAITEHVFKATDTSSLEYNNAADAVGNYLGTYGLVSMIFALTLAFITSKVKINRKLLHMFSLFAGGVGFISIYLIQEAWMLHISFSLVGIAWASILSMPYAMLSSSVDPKKMGVYMGIFNMFIVIPQIVASLGGINFMYKFLFGEEVIFTMVLAGTALILASAANLLITDRSVTHDG from the coding sequence ATGGAAAATTCTGATCTCAAGCCAAGGTTAAGTTTCTGGCAAATCTGGAATATGAGTTTTGGATTTCTAGGAATCCAATTCGGCTTTGCATTACAAGGAGGATTCATGTCAAGGATCTTTCAAACCCTTGGAGCTGAAAAAGATACCATCCCAATCTTATGGATTGCTGCACCTCTTACAGGGTTAATTGTGCAGCCTATCGTTGGGTATCTTTCCGATCGCACTTGGCATCCTCGCTTTGGAAGAAGAAGACCATTTTTCCTCATAGGTGCAATTATGAGTACCATCGCTTTGTTTTTTGCCCCCTACTCTAGTGCTTTATGGATGGCAGCGGGTGCTTTATGGATTTTGGATGCTTCCATCAACATCAGTATGGAACCATTTCGTGCATTAGTAGCCGACAAATTACCTGATTCACAACGATCCTATGGATTTATGGTACAAACACTGATTATCGGTGTAGGTACTTGGGTGGCTAGTAACCTACCTTGGATGATGACACAATTAGGCGTATCTAATACTGCAGAACCGGGTGTCATTCCTGATTCAGTCAAATATGCTTTTGCCATTGGTGCGCTCGTGCTTTTTACGTCGATTTCGTATACAATATTTACCACTGAGGAGTATCCGCCAGAGGATTTAGACAAATTCAACAAAGAAAAAGAAGAGAGTAAAGGTTTTTTCAATGGAGTATCCGAGATCTTTAATAACATTGTTGGAATGCCAAATGTCATGATAAAACTAGGTGTCGTCCAGTTTTTCTCGTGGTTTGCTTTTTTTACCATGTGGTCTTTTGCAACGCCCGCCATTACAGAACATGTATTTAAGGCAACGGACACAAGCTCCCTCGAATATAATAATGCGGCAGATGCTGTTGGAAACTATTTAGGAACATATGGTTTAGTATCCATGATTTTTGCTTTGACTTTGGCTTTTATTACCAGCAAGGTCAAAATCAATAGGAAATTACTTCACATGTTTTCTCTTTTTGCAGGAGGAGTAGGTTTCATTAGTATTTACTTAATCCAAGAGGCTTGGATGCTTCATATATCATTTTCTTTGGTAGGTATTGCTTGGGCAAGTATTCTTTCTATGCCTTATGCCATGCTTTCGAGCTCTGTAGATCCTAAAAAAATGGGGGTTTACATGGGAATCTTCAACATGTTTATTGTAATTCCTCAAATCGTGGCCTCCTTAGGAGGGATAAACTTTATGTATAAATTCCTGTTTGGGGAAGAAGTGATTTTTACAATGGTTTTAGCTGGCACCGCTTTGATACTAGCAAGCGCCGCTAATCTATTGATCACGGACAGAAGTGTCACCCATGATGGATGA
- a CDS encoding type 2 periplasmic-binding domain-containing protein — protein MQQIRITGVPEHFNFLWKKLIQSQPYLDQGYELIWIDEPKGSGAMNAALRNNETDLAIILTESFIQDKVKGNPALITDWYVSSPLTWGIHTTARLQKRPLQSYTAPTIAISRYGSGSHLMAFVLAKREAWNISQISFEVINDLKGAIRNAEDSKDHIFLWEKFTTNPYVLTGVFHRIGEIPTPWPCFVTVAREDFLTTHQPIMQQLQQAIKSLANGVKKDPETILAISQEYGLLEADVAAWIHQTEWAQTNEISITTIRKIIQILEELKLIDQSIEVSSLISKELVVLTP, from the coding sequence ATGCAGCAAATTAGAATTACTGGAGTTCCTGAACATTTTAATTTTTTATGGAAAAAACTCATCCAAAGCCAACCTTACCTTGACCAAGGATATGAGTTGATTTGGATCGATGAACCCAAAGGTTCTGGAGCTATGAATGCGGCCTTGAGAAATAATGAAACTGATCTTGCTATTATTTTAACAGAGAGTTTTATTCAAGATAAAGTCAAGGGGAATCCTGCGTTAATAACTGATTGGTATGTATCCAGTCCATTAACCTGGGGGATTCACACCACAGCACGACTTCAAAAAAGACCCCTACAGTCGTATACAGCACCCACCATTGCGATTTCTAGGTATGGGTCAGGGTCTCACCTTATGGCTTTTGTACTTGCCAAAAGAGAAGCGTGGAATATTTCTCAAATAAGCTTTGAAGTAATTAACGATTTGAAAGGAGCTATCCGAAATGCTGAGGATTCCAAGGATCATATATTTCTTTGGGAAAAATTCACAACAAACCCTTATGTACTCACAGGTGTTTTTCACAGAATCGGGGAAATTCCAACACCTTGGCCTTGCTTTGTAACAGTAGCAAGAGAAGATTTTTTGACAACACATCAGCCCATCATGCAACAACTCCAACAAGCTATTAAAAGTCTAGCTAATGGAGTGAAAAAGGATCCTGAAACAATCCTTGCTATCAGTCAAGAATACGGGTTATTGGAGGCGGATGTAGCAGCTTGGATTCATCAGACAGAATGGGCACAAACTAATGAGATTTCTATCACTACGATCCGTAAAATAATTCAGATTTTAGAAGAACTAAAGCTTATAGATCAATCTATTGAAGTATCCTCGCTAATATCTAAAGAATTGGTAGTCTTAACCCCTTGA
- a CDS encoding ATP-binding protein — protein MSLITTSLFGRQEAEIDSLSAFVLQTSDKAQKLEALNRLTFLLREQELDKALGYALTAESLALELDDRISLGRAKGNIGWIHYRKGNWNLAFRYSKDAYLMGIANQDNLELAMVLNNLGALYYQQTNYNQAISYFKEALSIATSIDDTYTVIRSLNNIALNYSKLDELDSALHFANMALETNEIAGSIYFTSFTLRVIGDVMVAKGELDEAITIYNNALTQASHQRLRSFESSVLHRLGKVYTLNGSYATAVELLERGRELAEEGGFKDELVQTYYNLYKIYDLLGNINLAYENLQKFTVLNQEQEIESDKSKLKLIQSMFEVDKVDAELSAIKAESQLKSVRLQLFQRFTFFGVLLSFILITLVLWMIFINRRKNILYQRLLIERDLVNKQKIDLEIKSQELNQANKTKNKILSIIGHDLKAPIGQLKGVLQLLVDKDLSKTEFEEVNRKILLNLDELYSNMDNVLYWAVSQMGGFKIQQELIELHEPVYSAFNLLKFTAEEKNILIEIDVPSTHLIETDKNILTLIIRNVLSNAIKFSEKYSVISIKSSSVNNKIVISIKDSGKGMSSFKIRELIATKNSLVESSQGTEKETGTGLGYSLINDFIGQIGGAIQIFSEEEKGSEVLLIFENPNQGVKTTNSLDISEDTSID, from the coding sequence ATGAGTTTGATCACTACCTCTCTGTTTGGACGGCAAGAGGCTGAAATCGATTCTTTGTCAGCATTTGTTCTTCAAACCTCAGACAAAGCGCAAAAACTTGAAGCACTCAACCGATTAACTTTTTTATTGAGAGAACAGGAATTGGATAAAGCTTTAGGATATGCACTTACCGCTGAATCCTTAGCACTTGAACTCGATGATAGAATTTCGCTGGGACGTGCCAAGGGGAATATTGGATGGATACATTATCGGAAAGGGAATTGGAATTTAGCATTTAGATATTCCAAGGATGCCTATTTGATGGGAATAGCCAACCAAGATAATTTAGAGCTTGCAATGGTACTTAATAATTTAGGCGCACTTTATTATCAGCAAACAAATTATAATCAAGCGATTAGTTATTTCAAAGAGGCTCTGAGTATCGCCACTTCTATTGATGATACCTATACCGTCATTCGCAGCCTTAATAACATAGCTTTAAACTATTCAAAGCTAGATGAATTAGATTCTGCATTGCATTTTGCTAATATGGCTCTTGAAACCAATGAAATTGCTGGGTCTATTTATTTCACTAGTTTTACACTCAGAGTCATTGGAGATGTAATGGTAGCAAAAGGTGAACTGGATGAAGCTATCACAATTTATAACAATGCTTTGACTCAAGCGTCCCATCAACGATTAAGGTCTTTCGAATCATCTGTTTTGCATCGACTTGGGAAAGTATATACTTTGAATGGATCTTACGCAACAGCCGTTGAACTTTTGGAAAGAGGTAGGGAATTGGCAGAAGAAGGAGGCTTTAAAGATGAGTTAGTTCAGACCTATTATAATCTTTATAAAATTTATGACCTTCTTGGGAATATTAATCTAGCCTACGAAAATCTACAAAAATTTACAGTGTTGAATCAGGAACAAGAGATTGAAAGTGATAAAAGTAAGCTGAAGTTGATCCAAAGCATGTTTGAAGTTGATAAGGTGGATGCCGAACTCTCCGCTATCAAGGCTGAGTCCCAATTGAAAAGTGTTAGGTTGCAGCTTTTTCAACGTTTTACATTTTTTGGAGTATTACTATCTTTTATCTTGATAACCCTAGTATTATGGATGATTTTTATCAATAGACGTAAAAACATACTTTACCAGCGACTATTGATCGAGAGGGATCTTGTAAACAAACAAAAAATTGATCTGGAAATTAAGTCCCAAGAGTTGAATCAAGCCAATAAAACTAAAAACAAGATTTTGTCAATTATTGGCCATGATTTGAAAGCTCCCATTGGACAGTTAAAAGGGGTTTTACAGTTACTCGTGGACAAAGATCTTTCTAAAACTGAATTCGAAGAAGTAAATCGTAAAATCCTCCTAAACTTAGATGAACTTTATTCCAATATGGATAATGTTTTGTATTGGGCAGTTTCCCAAATGGGTGGATTTAAAATTCAGCAAGAACTTATTGAGCTACATGAACCTGTTTATTCTGCTTTTAATCTTTTGAAATTTACAGCAGAAGAAAAGAATATTTTGATAGAGATCGATGTGCCATCCACTCATCTAATTGAGACAGATAAAAATATTCTTACGTTGATTATCCGAAACGTGTTAAGTAATGCAATCAAGTTTTCAGAAAAGTATTCTGTAATCTCCATCAAGTCTAGCTCAGTAAACAATAAGATAGTAATCTCCATTAAGGATTCAGGGAAAGGAATGTCCTCCTTTAAAATCCGTGAGCTCATTGCGACCAAAAATTCTCTAGTAGAATCATCACAGGGTACTGAAAAGGAAACTGGAACAGGGTTGGGCTACAGTTTGATTAATGATTTTATTGGGCAGATTGGAGGGGCAATTCAGATTTTTAGTGAAGAAGAAAAAGGCTCAGAAGTATTGTTGATATTTGAAAACCCCAATCAAGGGGTTAAGACTACCAATTCTTTAGATATTAGCGAGGATACTTCAATAGATTGA
- the surE gene encoding 5'/3'-nucleotidase SurE yields MNNRPLILVSNDDGITSKGIRVLVNVMKKLGDVVVVAPDSPQSGMGHAITIGETLRIYDEDIFEGVEAYKCSGTPADCVKLAKHYVLKDKKPDLVVSGINHGSNTSISVLYSGTMSAAIEGALEGLPSIGFSLCDYSSKADFSHVEEYVYKIAEQVLTNGLAKGVALNVNFPPKRNEAIKGVKVCRQAHAKWEEEFQERFDPNGRKYFWMAGNFVNFDKGEDNDEWAIANNYVSIVPCQYDLTAHYAINQLNTDWDWDNL; encoded by the coding sequence ATGAATAATAGACCATTGATTTTGGTTTCAAACGATGATGGTATTACCTCCAAGGGAATCCGTGTATTGGTAAATGTAATGAAAAAATTGGGGGATGTAGTGGTTGTAGCACCTGACAGCCCTCAATCAGGTATGGGACATGCCATTACCATTGGTGAAACCCTCCGCATTTATGATGAGGATATTTTTGAGGGGGTGGAAGCATATAAATGTAGCGGAACACCTGCGGATTGTGTTAAACTGGCTAAGCATTATGTGCTAAAAGATAAAAAGCCTGATTTGGTTGTATCTGGAATTAACCATGGAAGCAATACGTCAATTTCTGTCTTGTACTCAGGTACTATGTCAGCGGCTATAGAAGGTGCACTTGAAGGACTCCCCTCTATAGGATTCAGTCTATGCGATTATTCTTCCAAAGCAGATTTTTCTCATGTAGAAGAATATGTTTATAAAATAGCCGAGCAAGTGCTTACTAATGGCTTGGCCAAAGGTGTAGCTTTGAACGTCAATTTTCCGCCAAAAAGAAATGAGGCGATAAAGGGAGTAAAGGTTTGTCGACAGGCTCATGCCAAATGGGAGGAGGAATTTCAGGAGCGTTTTGATCCAAATGGAAGAAAATATTTCTGGATGGCTGGCAATTTTGTGAATTTTGATAAAGGTGAAGATAACGATGAATGGGCAATTGCTAATAATTATGTGTCAATAGTGCCATGTCAATATGATTTGACAGCTCATTACGCTATCAATCAATTAAATACAGATTGGGATTGGGATAATTTATAA
- a CDS encoding bifunctional 3,4-dihydroxy-2-butanone-4-phosphate synthase/GTP cyclohydrolase II, which yields MSQEFKLDSIEDAIVAIKNGEVIIVVDDEDRENEGDFVCAAETVTPEIINFMATHGRGLICAPLIEDRCDQLGLQLMVGTNTAAYETPFTVSVDLIGHGCTTGISASDRAKTIRALVDDSIHPDELGKPGHIFPLKAKRGGVLRRAGHTEAAIDLARLSGFSAAGVLVEIMNEDGTMARLPDLVKVAEKFNLKLISIKDLISYRLKNESLIKREIGVDMPTAYGDFDLIAFRQTNTDDMHLALIKGTWEKDEPVMVRVHSSCITGDIFGSCRCDCGPQLHRALEMVEKEGKGVVLYMNQEGRGIGLLNKLKAYKLQEQGMDTVQANLALGFPMDSRDYGVGAQILRDLGVCKIRLITNNPTKRVGLIGYNLEIIEQLPIEIEPNEHNSKYLETKRDKMGHSILKK from the coding sequence ATGTCTCAAGAATTCAAATTAGACAGCATTGAGGACGCAATTGTAGCGATCAAGAATGGAGAAGTAATCATAGTGGTAGATGATGAGGATAGGGAAAATGAAGGTGACTTTGTATGCGCTGCTGAAACGGTGACCCCTGAGATTATCAATTTTATGGCCACTCATGGGAGGGGATTGATATGTGCTCCATTAATTGAAGACAGATGTGATCAACTTGGGCTGCAGTTAATGGTTGGAACTAATACTGCGGCATATGAAACGCCGTTTACAGTCTCTGTGGATTTGATTGGTCATGGCTGTACTACAGGTATTTCTGCCAGTGATAGAGCCAAAACTATCCGAGCATTGGTGGATGATAGTATACACCCAGATGAATTGGGTAAGCCGGGACATATTTTTCCTTTAAAAGCCAAAAGAGGAGGTGTTTTAAGAAGAGCTGGGCATACAGAGGCAGCAATAGATTTAGCTCGATTGTCTGGTTTTTCTGCGGCAGGTGTTTTGGTAGAAATCATGAATGAGGATGGCACTATGGCCCGCCTTCCGGATTTGGTGAAGGTTGCTGAAAAATTCAACTTGAAGCTAATTTCGATCAAAGATTTGATTTCGTATCGACTGAAAAATGAATCTTTAATAAAACGCGAAATCGGTGTTGATATGCCGACGGCCTATGGTGATTTTGATTTGATTGCATTTAGGCAAACGAATACCGATGATATGCATTTGGCATTGATTAAAGGAACTTGGGAAAAAGATGAACCTGTGATGGTACGCGTTCATTCTTCCTGTATAACAGGTGATATTTTCGGTTCGTGTAGATGTGATTGTGGGCCTCAACTTCACAGAGCACTTGAGATGGTAGAAAAAGAAGGTAAAGGTGTGGTGCTCTACATGAATCAAGAGGGGAGGGGTATCGGCTTATTGAATAAATTAAAAGCGTACAAGCTTCAAGAACAGGGAATGGACACTGTTCAGGCTAACTTAGCTCTTGGATTTCCAATGGATAGTCGCGACTATGGGGTGGGAGCTCAGATTTTGCGTGATTTAGGGGTCTGCAAAATCCGGTTAATTACCAATAATCCAACCAAGAGGGTTGGTTTGATCGGGTATAATTTGGAGATAATTGAGCAGCTACCAATTGAGATCGAGCCAAACGAGCATAATTCCAAATATTTGGAAACCAAGCGTGATAAAATGGGCCATAGCATCTTAAAAAAATAA
- the dnaG gene encoding DNA primase → MAISKQTTEKVRERADIEDVVGDYVPLKKKGQNLWACCPFHNEKSPSFSVSPAKQIYKCFGCGKAGDPIQFVMDIEGVGFNEAIKHLAQKYGIEIEEERQLSPEAVIAHNERESLYIVLNFAKEFFANNLQTEEGKSIGLSYFKERGFTQAIVDKFDLGYALDAWDKFLIAAEAAGHTKEILLKAGLILQKEGDASRFYDRFRGRVTFTIHNLGGKPIGFGARILTNDKKQPKYINSPETEVYHKSDILYGIYQAKKSIREKDNCYLVEGYTDVISLHLAGIENVVASSGTSLTENQIKLIKRFSDNITVLYDGDAAGIKASLRGIDMILEGGLNVKAVAFPDGEDPDSYARKVGSSAFVQYLDEHSVDFLSFQIGLYAEEAAKDPIKYADLVKQVVQSLSKIPDPIIRSVFVKKSSSLLEIEEDILVSELNKILLKSQKDQFFKDKRAEEEAPTALETLLPSPKEETSNFRLIQLQEREMLRLLVNYGFEMVSEELSVCEYLLQETEELTFETPVFNKILEIFKDALKQGLLPQPSYFLSTEDVDIKREVINLITPKYELSTLWESRFQIFTTHEADDLAKTVYDNILHLKKKVIRKMLDEARDQIKKAELNKESADLVSEKISVYMELKSYQVAIDKQLGIVISF, encoded by the coding sequence ATGGCGATTAGTAAGCAGACCACAGAAAAAGTAAGGGAACGTGCAGACATTGAAGATGTCGTAGGGGATTATGTGCCTTTGAAAAAGAAGGGGCAGAACCTCTGGGCCTGTTGTCCTTTTCATAATGAGAAATCGCCTTCTTTTTCCGTTTCACCGGCTAAGCAAATATATAAGTGCTTTGGTTGCGGCAAAGCGGGAGACCCTATACAGTTTGTCATGGATATAGAGGGGGTGGGATTTAATGAAGCCATCAAGCATTTAGCGCAAAAATACGGGATAGAAATAGAAGAGGAACGTCAACTTAGCCCAGAGGCGGTGATTGCCCATAATGAGCGGGAGAGTTTGTACATTGTGTTGAATTTTGCTAAAGAATTTTTTGCCAACAACTTACAAACGGAAGAGGGGAAATCAATAGGATTATCTTATTTTAAAGAGCGAGGTTTTACTCAAGCGATCGTTGATAAGTTTGATCTAGGATATGCACTAGATGCATGGGATAAGTTTTTAATAGCAGCGGAAGCGGCTGGTCACACGAAAGAAATTTTATTAAAAGCAGGATTAATCCTGCAAAAAGAAGGAGATGCTTCACGGTTTTATGATCGATTTCGTGGAAGAGTCACATTTACCATCCATAATTTAGGAGGGAAGCCTATTGGTTTTGGCGCAAGAATCCTGACTAATGATAAAAAGCAACCCAAATACATTAACTCCCCCGAAACAGAGGTTTATCATAAAAGTGATATTCTGTACGGGATCTATCAGGCAAAAAAATCTATCCGAGAAAAGGACAACTGTTATTTGGTAGAGGGATATACTGATGTGATCAGTTTACATTTGGCAGGGATAGAAAATGTGGTGGCATCTTCGGGTACCTCACTCACTGAAAACCAAATAAAACTCATCAAACGTTTTAGTGATAACATCACTGTTTTGTACGATGGGGATGCAGCAGGAATCAAAGCTTCCCTTCGAGGGATCGATATGATCTTGGAAGGAGGATTGAATGTAAAGGCAGTGGCCTTTCCTGATGGGGAAGACCCTGATTCTTATGCTAGAAAAGTAGGGAGCTCAGCTTTTGTTCAGTATTTGGATGAGCATTCCGTGGATTTTCTTTCCTTTCAAATTGGATTATATGCCGAAGAAGCAGCAAAAGATCCAATCAAGTATGCGGATCTAGTCAAACAAGTGGTTCAAAGTCTTTCTAAAATTCCGGATCCAATTATTCGCTCTGTTTTTGTAAAGAAATCTTCTAGCTTACTGGAAATCGAAGAAGATATTTTGGTTTCGGAGCTCAATAAGATTTTATTAAAATCTCAAAAGGATCAGTTTTTTAAAGATAAGCGTGCAGAAGAAGAGGCTCCTACGGCTTTAGAAACCTTACTTCCTAGCCCCAAAGAGGAGACTAGTAATTTTCGCTTGATTCAGCTCCAAGAGCGGGAAATGCTGAGACTATTAGTAAATTATGGTTTCGAAATGGTCTCCGAAGAGTTGAGTGTATGTGAGTACTTGCTTCAGGAAACGGAGGAGTTAACCTTTGAAACACCTGTGTTCAATAAAATTCTCGAAATCTTTAAAGATGCGTTGAAGCAAGGTTTGTTGCCACAGCCTAGTTACTTTTTGTCTACTGAGGATGTAGATATCAAGCGGGAGGTCATTAATTTGATTACACCCAAATATGAATTATCAACGCTGTGGGAATCTCGTTTTCAGATTTTCACAACACATGAAGCAGACGATCTTGCCAAAACTGTGTACGATAATATTCTGCATCTAAAGAAAAAGGTAATCAGAAAGATGTTGGATGAAGCAAGAGATCAAATCAAAAAAGCTGAGTTGAATAAGGAATCAGCTGATTTGGTGTCTGAAAAAATCAGCGTGTACATGGAATTGAAGAGCTATCAAGTAGCAATCGATAAACAATTAGGTATTGTAATATCTTTTTGA
- a CDS encoding Mrp/NBP35 family ATP-binding protein, producing MAISQEQVLQSLSKVDDPDLKKDLVTLGMIQGLEITGNTIKFKVVLTTPACPLKEVIKNNCIEVLNADLGEDIDLQIEMTSNVTTARSDAPMLPQVKNIIAIASGKGGVGKSTTAANLAVALATTGAKVGLIDADISGPSIPTMFNVEAEQPMVTQVDGKNTIIPIEQYGVKLMSIGFLTPADAAVVWRGPMASSALKQFIGDVEWGELDYLLIDLPPGTSDIHLTMVQTVPVTGAVIVTTPQKVALADAIKGLSMFKQPQINVPVLGVIENMAYFTPEELPDNKYYIFGKDGGRKLAEKFDVPFLGEVPIVQSIRESGDTGYPAVLKKGVTQDAFMQLAEAVARQIAIRNAEKSKTEVVQVKI from the coding sequence ATGGCTATCAGTCAAGAGCAAGTACTACAGTCCCTTAGCAAAGTCGATGATCCTGATTTGAAAAAAGATCTAGTTACCTTGGGGATGATTCAGGGATTAGAAATTACAGGAAACACTATCAAGTTTAAAGTTGTACTCACTACCCCTGCCTGTCCACTCAAAGAAGTAATAAAAAACAATTGCATTGAAGTCTTAAACGCTGATTTAGGAGAAGACATCGACTTGCAAATTGAAATGACATCGAATGTAACCACAGCCCGATCGGACGCACCGATGCTTCCACAGGTCAAAAACATCATTGCCATTGCATCAGGAAAAGGTGGGGTCGGTAAATCCACCACTGCTGCAAATCTTGCCGTAGCACTAGCCACTACCGGTGCTAAAGTAGGTTTGATCGATGCAGACATCTCAGGGCCTTCTATCCCTACCATGTTCAATGTAGAAGCTGAACAGCCAATGGTCACACAGGTCGATGGTAAAAATACCATTATACCGATAGAGCAATACGGAGTTAAATTAATGAGTATCGGTTTCCTTACTCCAGCCGACGCAGCAGTAGTATGGAGAGGGCCAATGGCAAGCTCTGCCTTGAAGCAATTTATTGGAGATGTTGAATGGGGTGAGTTAGACTATTTATTGATTGATCTACCTCCAGGAACATCTGATATTCATTTAACAATGGTGCAAACTGTTCCTGTGACTGGGGCAGTAATAGTGACTACTCCTCAAAAAGTAGCACTTGCAGATGCCATTAAGGGTTTGAGCATGTTTAAACAGCCTCAAATTAATGTCCCTGTCTTAGGTGTTATTGAAAATATGGCTTATTTTACGCCCGAAGAATTACCAGATAATAAGTATTATATCTTTGGAAAGGATGGAGGTAGAAAATTGGCTGAAAAGTTTGATGTTCCATTCCTAGGAGAAGTGCCAATTGTTCAAAGTATTCGCGAAAGTGGAGATACTGGTTATCCAGCTGTATTGAAGAAAGGCGTGACCCAAGATGCCTTCATGCAATTGGCAGAAGCAGTTGCTCGACAAATTGCTATCAGAAATGCTGAAAAATCAAAAACTGAAGTTGTACAGGTAAAAATATAG
- a CDS encoding NifU family protein, whose product MNTSLLEKVEAALDTIRPYLEADGGNVKIVDVTEEMTLRLELTGTCSSCPMSAMTLKAGVEEAVKKSVPEILKVEAVKVEVA is encoded by the coding sequence ATGAATACATCATTGTTGGAAAAAGTTGAAGCAGCATTAGATACTATCAGGCCCTATTTAGAGGCCGATGGTGGAAATGTCAAAATTGTGGACGTTACAGAAGAAATGACTTTGCGTTTGGAGTTAACAGGCACGTGCAGTTCATGTCCAATGTCTGCTATGACATTGAAAGCTGGTGTAGAGGAGGCAGTCAAAAAATCCGTGCCAGAAATCCTAAAAGTTGAAGCTGTAAAAGTAGAAGTAGCCTAA